CTTTCACTTGTCTTTTTCTTAGAATCAATATACATTTGAGTTCAGTCATCACCAATCACGATACTACTCAAATTACAGCAATATCAAATATCTAAAGATTCCCAACTATTTTTTTTTAATTTTTATGTTGACAAAAAAAATCTATATTTTCTTTAAAGTTATTTATAATTGAATGGTCTATATTTTTTTTGAACACAACTGATATTAATAGATAAAAACTTGAGCCCATGAAAACTATGGATGATATGATGTAACAGTACAAAGTGCAGATTTAGCAAGCTCATCTGCTGCAGAATTGAAACGACGAGCTAAAAACTTAAAAGAAACAGAAGTGAAAGATGGGGATAGAAGTTCGATGTCCTGGATGATCCCGTAGAGACCCGCCGGAGGAGCTGTCGAGGTGAGCGCTGTTAGACGCGACTGACTATCTGTGTTGAAACAGATTGTTGAGTAATCAAAGGAGAGGGCCGAAAGCAGTGCCCATTGTGTGCTAGAGCTTCTGAAATCAGTGGAGAAGGGACGTTTGTTTCCACCCTTGACGCTTGGGAGATAACCGTCCCCCGTTTATCCGTGAAAATGCATCCAAAAGCTGCCAAGTTAGTGTCCTTTTTCCAAGCTGCATCTGTACAACAAACAATTAGATCATCCATATCGGGTATGATCAATTGGTTGTTGATGACTTGAGGTTGAGGTCTTGCTGGTGGTTGAGCCAAATTCCATTCCCTTGCACTCCATATGGCTTTTGAAACAAAGTCCTCCAGACTGATGAATCTTCTTTCAAAGATCAATTGGTTTCTTGCAAGCCAAATAAACCAGCATATCTAGGGAAACATATCAGATACCACACCCACCGGAGGAAAATTGGTCGTTACCTTTCCAAACATGAGCGTCTCAAGGAATTCCGTGAAGGTAGAGGGATCAAGTTGCTCCTTGAAAAGGGATGAGAGGACCAAACTTTCCGTGCGTAGACACACTGTAGGAAGAGATGAGTCTCAGTTTCCACTTCCCCACATCTCGTGCATGTAGTGTGTTGCAGGAGCCCTCTCTGCTGTAGGTTAGCTCATGTGGGGAGTGCTCATTGGGTTGCTTTCCATAAGAATAATTTAATCTTAGGTGAAGTGTGTCATGCCCAGATGAGTTTCTTCCAGTCTGTGGGTTGTATCGTTGTAATCAGATTCTGTTCATGTTCCACTGCTGTAAAATACCCTGATCGTGTCGTGTAGATTCCAGTCTGTGATCCTAACCAAGCCATCCCGTCTAAACCTCCAGTAATGCTTGGTTTCAAGAGAGTAATGACATCGACAAGGAGTACATTCTCAACTACTTCGATGTTCCATTCCTTAGTCTCTCTGGTTAAGAGGTCAGCCACTACCATGTCCTGATACTTTTCTGGCGCTGGTCTGTAGGGAGTCATGTGGGTATCAGTGCTCAGCCAGTGGTCTTTCCAGACTTTGATTGAATCTCCACTCCCGATCACAAATCCGAGCTTCAGGATAAGAAGGTCTCTTCCGGCTATAATGCTTCTCCAACCGTGAGAGCAGTACTTGGTTGGTTTCATAGATAGGAAAGGTGCCTTTTTGCAGTATTTCCCCAAAAAACCACGAGCAAGCGGCCCAACTGGCTTTGTGACAATACACCATGCTTGCTTTGCCAACAGTGCATTATTAAACAACTGTAAATCCCGAACGTCCAAACCTCCCAAGTCTTTGGGTTTAGTGATATGTTCCCACGATACCCAACACATTTTCTTTTTACCTTCACACGCATCCCACCAGAATCTTGTAAGGGCTTATTGGATCCGCTTACAAAGGCTGACCGGTAACTGGAAGCAGGTCATCGCATATGTCGGAATGGCCGAGAGGACTGCTTTTAGCATGACTAGCTTTCCTGCTTTGGAGAGATGTCGAGGAGACCAGTTGTTTGCACGTCGACGTATACGCTCCACAATGCTCGTAAATGGATCTCTCTTACGACGTCCAAAGTGCTCTGGTAATCCTAGATATTTGCCAACTCCACCTTCTTTCTCGATCCCAAGGTAAGTATGAACACGTTACCGTGTCTCCTGTGAGGTTTGCGAGGAAAAGGAGATGGATGATTTGGCCGTATTAATCATCTGGCGGGAGGCGGTTTCGTACTTATGGAGAATACCGCTCAGAGCCGCGCAACTATCAACATCGGTCTGCAGGAAAAACATAGTGTCGTCGGCGAAAAGGAGATGGTTGATCCTAGGGGAGCCTGTAGCAACTCTCAGTCCAGTCATATGTCCACTTGAGTGTGCTTGTCTACAAAGACCAGAGAGGACTTCTCCACAGATTATGAAGATATACGGAGATAGAGGGTCCCCTTGACGAATCTCCCGTGAAGGCTTCACGTTCCCGTGAATCGAGTCATCAAATAGGTAGGAGTAAGAGACAGAAGAGATGCACGTCATGATTCACTCTATCCAGATGGTAGCAAAGCCTAGTCGCTCAAGTACGATCCTAATAAAATCCCACTCGAGCCGATCACACGCCTTGCTCATATCAGTCTCAACTGCCATGAAACAATTAACCTTTGCTTCCGAGGTCTTGAGATAATGGAGTAGTTCATGTGTAATGAGAATGTTATCCGATATGGCTCTATCCATGATGAAAGCGGAATGGTTTTCCCCAAAGATGCACTGCAAGATGGGTCTTAGACGGAGAGAGAGGATCTTGGAGATGATCGTGTACGTCACATTGCAGAGAGCAATCGGCCTGTAGTCCGAGACTAATTTTGGCCCTGAACCTTTCGGTATGAGCCTGAAAAAAGTACGATTTGTAGTTTCTCCCATAGCCACTGTTGCGAAAAAGTCTTGGATCTCCTTGGAGATGGCTTGTCCGATAGTAGTCCAGTTTGACTGAAAGAAGCATGCCGAGAAACCATTCGGGCATGGCACCTTGTCTGGGTGTATTGAGAAGAGGGCTTCCCGTATCTCGGCACATGAGGGGATAGAGACCAGTGATGTGTTCATCTTGGCTGTAACGCAGGGTGAGATGGCTTCATTGACAATCAAAACCGTTTCCTCTCTAGAAGATTGGAGCGAGGTAGACATGAAGAATTTTACATAATAAGCAGCAATTTTTGCTGCGATCTATTCCTCTTCGTAGAAAATGTTCCCTTTTGTGTCTTCTATAACAGCGATGCGATTCCGTGCTTTCTTGCCCGATGAGACAACATGGAAAAACTGAGAGTTTTTATCCCCCGAGGCCAGCCAGATTATTCTGCTCCGCTGGCGCCAAAATTCTTCCTCTGCCTTGTACGTTGAGAGAAGTTCTTTGTTCAGCCTATAGATTAGTTCGTCATCCGCTATGGGACAGCTAAGAGCGTCGTCTAAATCCTTCTTCAGTCTCTCGATAGTTTCTTTACTGTTAAGGTGTTTCTCCCGGCTCCAATTAACTAGAGCCTGTCGTACCATAGCTAGACGGGTCTCAGAGTGTAAGGGCTCTGAGGATAGCCAGATCGTGGTTATCAGATCCTTCACCTCCTGATTATCCTTAAGCCGTCGATCATATCTAAAGATTCGGGAGACTTCTTCCAGACTGAGTCAAAGATGGATACCAGGGGGCGATGATCTGATCCATTGAATTCTATATAGTGGCTCCTTTCAGTCGGAAAGAGATTAGACCATTGGCTGTTAACAATAGCTCTATACAATCTGCAGAAAACCAGATGAGTGCGTCTTTGGCCACGCCAAGAAAGTAGGTTACCGGAATACTTCAGGTCAAATAGATCGCAATGAGCAAGTAGATTGCAGAATGCAGCGAAAGAGCCTTCGGCTCGTAAAGGTCTTCCATCTTTCTCAGAATTGTCGATAATCTCGTTGAAATCCCCCGTAAGGAACCAGGGTTGGTCTCTGTTATCTGAAATAGATAGAAGTTGATCCCAGACAAGATATCGTTTAGATACATCCGGTTCTCCGTAGATAAAAGAACCAAAGAAGAAATTGTCTTTATGAGTGATCTCAGTATCAATTACATTCCGATTAGCATTGAGAATTTTAAGATTTAAATCGCTCTTCCAGAAGAGAGCCAAGCCACCACAAGCTGGTCTCTCGGGGGAAAAAGAGCGTATTCATAATGATTCAGAAAGTCTAGCTCCTTGAGAACGAAGGCATCTGGATTCTTGGTTTCCATCAAGAAGAAAACATCGGGGGAGATTTGTTTATGAATCTCCCTGATACTCATGTTAACATAGTAGTTTTAACATTTGCACCACAAAAAAAACTATAGTAGTTGGGTTGAGTTTTTAGCTGATCATGTAATTATCAAACTCCATGCGTGTGATGCTTGTAAACAAAACTAAAAATCTCATTAAACTTCCACCTCATTAGAAATTTACATTAGTTAAAAAAATTTCTTTTTTTAAAAACTTTTATAGTTAAAAAATATTTCAGACATTCAAAGTTTCTGATTTAAATTTGGCCAATGTCTTGGTTGTTTGAAATCACTTTTAACCTTTAGTAATTAAAAAAAAATAAGATTACTAGGCTTATAGCTTTTTTTAATCTTTAATAAACCCTACATATACAAAATTAAAGACATAGCTACATAAAATAATTAGAAAACTTACTATTTTAATATTAAAAACGTTAGTGGTTTAGGCTGGTGGTTTAATTAATAGTTCATTAATGTTTTTATATCAAGAGGTCTCAGGTACAAATCTCAAGAAATGCAAACTATCTAGATTACGAAGAAAAAAATTACAAGAAATTTTTGGTATGGTGCATGGCGTACCATCGAGCATGGATCTCATAGAGCGGGATCGGAGTGGTAAAAGTAGACATGTATTTTCATTAGGCGGTTGAATTGTCGACTTCTAGAATCGTCTATGTAAGATTTTTCATCATTGTAATAACATAATTAATCAGACGCTAAAAGGAAATCTTCAATATGGTGCATGGCGTACTATCGAACATGGATCTCATAGAGCGGCTCGAAGTGGTGCAGTTAGGCGTATATTCTCACAAAATAGTAGAATTATCGGCTGTAATATTTTTCATTATTGTAATAGCATAATTAATCAGACACAACTTTATTAATATGTACGGAGTGGGAATGTATTGAACATTATATAACTTTTAAATCTATCAATTACTGATAATAGACTATGCAGAAATACAAATAATTTAATAGTATTAAGTAGACGTCTATAAATAGTATACATATTACAAATAAAACTATAGCATTGGTTCAAGGAGGTTCATGTAAATATGAAAAATTTACAGTAATATTAATTAATGTTACATGATTTTAATACTTCATGTAAATATTAAGAAAATACAGTTGTGCATCTAACATTTGAAAAAAAACAAATTTATATATATATCATTGTAATATACGAATTAAAACGAGACTGCATTAAATATGAATATATTCTAGGACTTCTTTTAAATATAATCCATAATTTATGGTAAACCATAAAATTAATATCCATTTTTTGTTTGCCATATAAACCTTAAAATTTCAAATAATTTATGAAAATATGATTATTTATTTTTTGAAATATGTGGTTTTTACTCAAACATCTTTATATTCATCAATTATTTACGAAATTTTCCTTGTAATCAATAACACTAACTACCATTAACAACCAAAACTAAATTCTATATGCATTAGAATTTGGTTTCTACATTTTTCTGTTTCATTTATTACATACAAATCATTTATCTTGCATTTCCTCTTTCATTTCATTATTTCATTCTAAAATTCAAAATTATGGATTCCAAAATTGTACTTTCATTAAAGTTACTCAAACTTGATGATTCTTGATCAATAACGAAACATCTTTCATTGAAAAGTTTGGATGCTTAGAAAAGTTAAGTACCAACTCTAACCTTATTTAGGGAGAGAAATTGTCAAAAATATCACATTCATAATACCACTTTTTATGTTTACATTAACCACTTTTATCATCATTTAAAAAAAAAAGAGAAAAAGACATTTATAACCATATGATTAACTAATCTAACCTTATTTAGGAAAAGAAATTGCCAAAAATATCACATTCATAATATCACTTTTCTTGTTTACATTAATCACTTTTACCCTCATTTTAAACAAGAGAAAAAGACATTTATAACAATAGGGTTAATTAATCTAAACTTAGGATTTAGAGTTGAGGGGTGGGTTAGGGTTTTTGGAATGTGGAGTTTAGGATTCTAATAAATATATAAATAAATATTTTTTTTAAATAGTTTCAAAAATAATTTTCAAATTTCAAAAAGAAAATTTGAAATTTTTTAAAAAATTTCGAAAAAGATTCAAAAAATTATAAAAAATATTTGAATTAAAAAAATTATAATTCGAAAACATAAAAAAAAATTATTTTTCTTATTTTTATTTATTTATTTTAAATAATTATTTATTATATATAGAGAGATCAATGGTATAATAGTCTTTTGCCTCTTAATCAAGAAGATATTTTTGAAAATGTATTTTTAGTGGTGGTA
This sequence is a window from Brassica oleracea var. oleracea cultivar TO1000 chromosome C1, BOL, whole genome shotgun sequence. Protein-coding genes within it:
- the LOC106337700 gene encoding uncharacterized protein LOC106337700 — translated: MTCISSVSYSYLFDDSIHGNVKPSREIRQGDPLSPYIFIICGEVLSGLCRQAHSSGHMTGLRVATGSPRINHLLFADDTMFFLQTDVDSCAALSGILHKYETASRQMINTAKSSISFSSQTSQETRYRSAFVSGSNKPLQDSGGMRVKQAWCIVTKPVGPLARGFLGKYCKKAPFLSMKPTKYCSHGWRSIIAGRDLLILKLGFVIGSGDSIKVWKDHWLSTDTHMTPYRPAPEKYQDMVVADLLTRETKEWNIEVVENVLLVDVITLLKPSITGGLDGMAWLGSQTGIYTTRSGYFTAVEHEQNLITTIQPTDWKKLIWA